The stretch of DNA aggcaatgtggggaagaaaggtagtagttgatctttttcttaacaccctatgttctttcccaacgcagagaagatatatcaattggtgcccctacgcacagtcatggttgcacttcccatcatgcatttgggcagaagttaaatggttgCAGTAtattttactgaaagctcaacaaatacactagatggcaatatttagtcacaatatacaaagtcacatttatcctttaagaattacaagtctttctatccgtggatccctcttacagaaagaatgttaataatgtaaatgccatcttgaggatttattgtcataataaacaaatacagtacttatgtactgtatgttgaatgtatatattcgtccgagttttattcatttttttcttaatgcattgccaaaatgtatatgatcgggaaaaattattgggaatgattggaattgaatcgggagcaaaaaaacgcaatcggatcgggaaatatcgggatcggcagatactcaaactaaaacgatcggatcgggagcaaaaaaacatgatcggaacaaccctaatcttagtgtattaccattagtaaccttggaaacggtaGTCCcacctcttttcaggtcattgaccaactcttgCCATGTAGtcctgggctgattcctcacccttcttggatcattgagaccccacgaggtgatatcttacatggggttCCACTCTGACtgagattgaccgtcatgtttagctccttccattttctaatgattgctccaacagtggacctttttcaccaagctgcttggcagttgctccgtagccctttccagccttgtggggGTGAAcaatttgtctctggtgtctttggacagctctttggtcttgccaATGTTACctgtttgagtcttactgattgtatggggtggacaggtctgtttatgctgctatcgacctcaaacaagttaTTCtcattcaggataatacatggggTGGAGTGGACTTTTAACAGGTCAGGGTGAGAATTCCAGCTGATAGacaagtgttcaaatacttatttgcagctgtatcttacaaatacattgttaaaaaaaaatcatgtattgtgatatctggatttttctttttaggttctctctctcacagtggacatgcacctacgatagaattttcagactcctccatgatttctaagtgggagaacctgcaaaatagcagggtgttcaaatacttattttcttcactgtacgcTAAACTCCGGTTAAGTCGCGATCATAGACTATGTCACGATATATAAGTGGGTAGCCCTTATGtatgaaagcaatttcctgggTTGACCGACATGAagatgacacggacattaacTGGGTCGTGTCCTAGTAAAATGTCCGGGACTTGACCGGGTAGCGTAATGCaagttcgtcgacgaaatatttttgttattgtcattgttgacgaaaacaacactggtttgctGGTGAAATGTCATGAAGTGATAGCTAAGGAAGTTTGTTTTGTGCTCCAGGCGTGTTTTTCCTGACGTGGATCATGAACAAGTTCCGATTAGTGCCTTTGGAGGTCATCGATCAGATTATTATGAGTTACGGCGGACTGCGAGGGGCGGTCGCCTACGGACTGGCAGTCATGCTGGATCAAAGCAAGATTAAGGAGAAGAATTTGATGGTCTCCACTACTTTGATTGTTGTTTATTTCACGGTCATTCTTCAGGTATGTTTcccaaaagtttgaaatattGCGCCATTTTTAAGAACTTGACAATCGTGACTTGCTTTTGGTTGCAGGGTGTTACTATGAAACCGCTTGTCACTTGGCTTAAAGTGAAGAGAGCTGCAGTATCTGATATCACACTGATTGAAAAAGTGCAGAACAAGGTGATTTTGAAGACGTTATAGTGAGTTTTATGGTTTAAAATGCTGGAAACTTACtaaatttggtgtttttttttaggtttttgaTCACATGCTCGTCGCCATCGAAGACATATCCGGGCAAATCGGACACAACTACATGCGAGACAAGTACGTCCACACTTAAAACACCATAACAAATCGGTGCCAATGATGGCGATAGATGTGCAATCTGACATCAATCTGTAAATGAAACTAACTTTCTGTGAAGGTGGAGTCATTTTGAGCAGAAATATATGTCCCGAGTTTTAATGAAGCCGTCCGCGAGGAAAAACCGTGACTATGTCTTCAAAGTTTTCCATCAGCTCAACCTGAAGGATGCCATGAGCTATGTGACTGAGGTGCGTTGTTGAATATTCAACTCATAAACATTAAGGAAGCatgaaaataattgttttttgcAGGGTGAACGCAGAGGATCCCTGGAGTTTATCCGCAACGAATCTGCGTTTGTCGACTTTAAGAAGAAATACGGAGACAAATTCTCCGAGGCCATGCCGGACATCATGGCCGACATGGCAGATGATCGGGGCACCATGTCCTCCATGGGGTGAGCAAAATTTTTAATTGCCCTACGATTAAAAACAAACTAACCTTTCCTCTTCTGGTTTAATCTTTATAGTCGAGATCCTGTTCCATCCATTAGCTTGGAAATGCATGAACAGTCTATAAAAGGTGTAAGAGAAGCAGAAGACATCAGTAGCCACCATTTGTTGCAGCAACACTTATACAAAGGCAGGAAACAGGTAGCGCTTTCTAATCACCGTAACAACGAATCGGACCGTGAACGAAACGACTAATGCACAATTTCAACGTTCCAGCACCGTCACAGGTACAGTCGCAGTCATTTTGAGGTCAACAAAGATGAAAACGAGGTACAGGAGATCTTCCAGAGGACGATGAGAAGTCGCTTGGAGTCCTTCAAGTCTGCCAAGATGGGAGTTGCGCCTCCAAAGACGATAACGAAACACCAGAAGAAAGATCAGCAACAAAAGGTCAGGCCGTGTTGGGgtattcgtttaaaagtttcaaatatgcaaatgaataattttttgaagttgttttttttttttttaaaactatatatTAGACCtcataagctaaaaatgacagacattttgaataataaatataattacttaccttctttttatggctaggttgaaacaagcggttgcgcgacgtctgtaaacgggggttttcagggtaaaacagacaaattaaaaatagtttggaggcCTAGTACGCCATgagtctgctatggcagcatatatattgttccatcaaacacaacacatcttttggcttaaaatacagcagtttattctaaagaggggtgcaagagcagaaattgctttttcagtcttgtctgtgttttccgccatatacatatctGTGACtatctggcaaccagttcatggTGTCGCCCACCCAttattagctgggataggctccagcacccccgcaacccttgtgaggataaacgTTAATTGGACATCAAGCGCTGTACATGGCAGGGACTgagaaaagattttaaaaaataatttgttcatgaaaaaaattaaacattttttcatgTATTACAGACATCTTCTGGAAAATCATCTGAGAAAAGCAGAAGCTCCCATTCTGGCGATGAAGGTTcgtacaaaaaaacaattaaatgtcATAAACTATCAATATTCTCACAAGTTCTCAACCATTTTTTCATGCAGATTTTGAGTTTTCTGAAGGCGACAGCGCATCCGGTTACGAAGCCTCGAGAGATTCGCTAGCAATGCGGCTAAATTACACCGTAGGAGGTACGAAAAAATTCAACACGTCAAGATTTAACTAATCTCCAGACACGTACAAACAAATTCCTCATTTTCTAGCCGGGATTGAGAATCCAGCCTTCATGCCGGACCTGGATTTGACGGCACCAATGCAAATCCCGCCTTGGTTAGAAGAAGCCGAGCTAGATAGCACCACGGTGGCGCCGTCACAACGCGCCCAAGTCCGACTTCCGTGGACGCCCAGCAACCTGCGCCGCCTAGCGCCGCTACGTATTAGCACTCGCTCGACGGACTCCTTCACGCAAGCCGACGAGGCCGTTTCGGACGAAAAAGACAAAGAATTCCGGCCGCCATCAACGCCGTAAAACTCCTAGAGTTAACCTAAAACATTACCTCAAAGTTTGCActgttttttcagtgaaacccaCTTGACATTTTGACCCGCGCACAGCCATTTTCCCGAATAACACATGGTCAAGATGTTTTTCAAGATATGTAGTATGtacagatttttatttatacgTAATCCATGGAATTGACGTGAAGACTAgcataaaatgtttttgtcaggGTTGTCGTCAACACACAAGCCAGAATGAAACTtgaagattgaaaaaaaaaaaaaacaagctgccTTGATAATGAAGCCGTTTTGTAAATATATAGAAGAATTAATGTTAAATATCTgatttttagtttaaaaaacggTTATTTGCTAGCTTCTAAGATTTAGCAATAGGGGtgagaacctctgggtacctcgcgatgcgatacgatttgcgttacaaagctcacgataacgatgatacaATTATCGAGACATtggtcattctaggatattcggcAAAACAACCaataaactgaaaaacaagGTTTCTGATGTGAGTTTAACACTAGTAGAcgaccaatccgtttgaactgggagggtggcagcgaatgaacgaatgttaattcgctgccatccctcccacttcaaacgaattggacgtctatagccgtCAGTGCCAGCCAATGCTggtcaatgagttcattttggggcatttcacatcatttcctgttgattttgggatactgaaaaggaaaaatgtacttaaaagaGTTattgaaaatcaacagtaaCCAGTAAACGCCCTAATATGAActagaagtgacctgtaaatgccctcagGACATGCTCTGGTTTTAGTGCCTTCGACGGcggtaaacgtccaatccaatcaCAATGTCTACCGCCACCAATGGCAGCGAACGTAGACACTATTTTAATAGAATATTTTGGAAGCAACTTGTtgtactttttgttttgttttaaacagtgacaactttttaaatgatttttggtGAGCATAACGATAACAATAACATTGGCTACAaagtatacagtcatgtgaaaaaattaggacaccccatcatGTTCAATTCTTTATTGAGAAATGTTCacctatcaatgtctgatcttgtttttctttatctgtggaaaagaaagtgatttaattgcaggtgaacaacaaaaattaacattgttttactcattaaaccaaatatatcgacAAAAATgcgtattctaactgaggaaaaagttaggacaccctaccacttaATTGCTAGTGTtacctagggtgaccaaacgtcctcttttgcctggacaagacctactttcacgtagtatcctcgtcgtccgtgcgggttttataaattcataaaaatgtccggtttttatgatttttcacgggaccaatttgaagagaatccctccggccgctgggtggcagcgcctgcctgcgatgacatggctcctattagtagggagggaaggagtagttcttcttgtttttgttggcagtttacccctatcatgagccattactgccatctactgggttgacgatttggccacaacgcctgcccagttgttaagttttttacaataaatacgtatatcatggcaactgttgacttctgtcggagctttgactgtaaaatcccgtttggtgtcgcatcgttgcgctgccgatgattaaacttttatagcaaaagtttgttttttgcctcagctagctatcagtaagctaaaccacgctaggcattatgggaaacgagttttgaactgctacgtttggaaacatggtggttgaattgtttgtcagtttatttcggttattgtttgtgtgcaatctagaacattgaatgagaatatcaattgactgggaataacaattcgtcaaggacaattgtcgtgatagtaatttataaaaatgtttagttggcacatagcctactgtgtgtatgtgtattgactggaataCATTtcaatgggtctgcattatgtatatatttattgggttttttttcaaactgcatttttccatccagagtgagggggcacactttaaatatattaaagtgatatagtggAAATCaatatatggtcaccctagtgttaccccctttggttgaaataacttcagtgagacgctttttgtagccatctaccagtctttgacatcggtttgaagaaagtttgccccactcctcaacgcagaatactttcagctgtgagatgtttg from Corythoichthys intestinalis isolate RoL2023-P3 chromosome 22, ASM3026506v1, whole genome shotgun sequence encodes:
- the LOC130910508 gene encoding sodium/hydrogen exchanger 3-like — its product is MWRVALLLCVILMVTQVLSFPGMNRSEHDDHEVTSSPHDVAESGHDETGEGHGDGHGEGHGGEPITTLPIVSWKWSHVSVPYLVALWILVSWICKLIIEANHHVTNIIPESALLICFGFILGGMIWGADKVQTFKLTPTVFFFYLLPQIILDAGYFMPNKLFFSNMGTILVYAIIGTCWNAASVGLSLWGCHKGGAMGDLDIGLLQYLLFGSLIAAVDPVAVLAVFEQVHVNEVLFILVFGESLLNDGVTVVLFNVFDSFVSLGGSQIDAVEIIKGIISFFVVAFGGSLLGMVFGLLLSLLTRCTKNIQIIEAGFIFVLGYLSYLTAEMLSLSAILAIVFCGVSCQKYINANMDERSVTTVRYAMKVLANGSETIIFVFLGISAVDKELWVWNTGFVLLTLLFIFVYRFIGVFFLTWIMNKFRLVPLEVIDQIIMSYGGLRGAVAYGLAVMLDQSKIKEKNLMVSTTLIVVYFTVILQGVTMKPLVTWLKVKRAAVSDITLIEKVQNKVFDHMLVAIEDISGQIGHNYMRDKWSHFEQKYMSRVLMKPSARKNRDYVFKVFHQLNLKDAMSYVTEGERRGSLEFIRNESAFVDFKKKYGDKFSEAMPDIMADMADDRGTMSSMGRDPVPSISLEMHEQSIKGVREAEDISSHHLLQQHLYKGRKQHRHRYSRSHFEVNKDENEVQEIFQRTMRSRLESFKSAKMGVAPPKTITKHQKKDQQQKTSSGKSSEKSRSSHSGDEDFEFSEGDSASGYEASRDSLAMRLNYTVGAGIENPAFMPDLDLTAPMQIPPWLEEAELDSTTVAPSQRAQVRLPWTPSNLRRLAPLRISTRSTDSFTQADEAVSDEKDKEFRPPSTP